In a genomic window of Physeter macrocephalus isolate SW-GA chromosome 14, ASM283717v5, whole genome shotgun sequence:
- the TMEM220 gene encoding transmembrane protein 220 isoform X2 — MAPAAGRGAPGLWRACNWLMGAFFALAAFVQVNDPDAEVWMVVYTIPAGLTLLVGLNPLVTGNFIWKSVSAIHIFFCIVWAVGLAYNLLLHTKQNILHEEEGRNPAGGRIQLAIAIIVTLFPFISWVYVYINKEMRSSWPTHCKTVI; from the exons ATGGCGCCtgcggcggggcgcggggcgccgGGCCTGTGGCGCGCCTGCAACTGGCTCATGGGCGCCTTCTTCGCGCTGGCGGCCTTCGTGCAG GTAAATGATCCAGATGCAGAAGTGTGGATG GTTGTGTATACAATTCCTGCCGGTCTGACCCTGCTTGTTGGACTTAACCCTCTTGTCACAG GTAACTTTATTTGGAAGAGTGTCTCTGCAATACACATATTCTTCTGTATCGTGTGGGCTGTTGGCTTGGCATACAACCTCTTGCTTCATACAAAACAGAACATCTTACATGAGGAAGAAGGCAG GAATCCAGCTGGTGGAAGAATTCAGTTGGCTATTGCTATCATAGTTactcttttcccatttatctCATGGgtctatgtatatataaacaaggAGATGCGGTCCTCCTGGCCAACTCACTGCAAGACAGTAATTTAA
- the TMEM220 gene encoding transmembrane protein 220 isoform X4 codes for MAPAAGRGAPGLWRACNWLMGAFFALAAFVQVNDPDAEVWMVVYTIPAGLTLLVGLNPLVTGNFIWKSVSAIHIFFCIVWAVGLAYNLLLHTKQNILHEEEGRELFGLVIITAWLSLCHSSSKP; via the exons ATGGCGCCtgcggcggggcgcggggcgccgGGCCTGTGGCGCGCCTGCAACTGGCTCATGGGCGCCTTCTTCGCGCTGGCGGCCTTCGTGCAG GTAAATGATCCAGATGCAGAAGTGTGGATG GTTGTGTATACAATTCCTGCCGGTCTGACCCTGCTTGTTGGACTTAACCCTCTTGTCACAG GTAACTTTATTTGGAAGAGTGTCTCTGCAATACACATATTCTTCTGTATCGTGTGGGCTGTTGGCTTGGCATACAACCTCTTGCTTCATACAAAACAGAACATCTTACATGAGGAAGAAGGCAG GGAGCTCTTTGGTCTGGTGATTATCACAGCATGGCTGAGCCTGTGCCACAGCTCATCAAA GCCCTGA
- the TMEM220 gene encoding transmembrane protein 220 isoform X1, with protein MAPAAGRGAPGLWRACNWLMGAFFALAAFVQVNDPDAEVWMVVYTIPAGLTLLVGLNPLVTGNFIWKSVSAIHIFFCIVWAVGLAYNLLLHTKQNILHEEEGRELFGLVIITAWLSLCHSSSNHRVDTVTDLPDEPRARPMTPALLSPRQQRPLHS; from the exons ATGGCGCCtgcggcggggcgcggggcgccgGGCCTGTGGCGCGCCTGCAACTGGCTCATGGGCGCCTTCTTCGCGCTGGCGGCCTTCGTGCAG GTAAATGATCCAGATGCAGAAGTGTGGATG GTTGTGTATACAATTCCTGCCGGTCTGACCCTGCTTGTTGGACTTAACCCTCTTGTCACAG GTAACTTTATTTGGAAGAGTGTCTCTGCAATACACATATTCTTCTGTATCGTGTGGGCTGTTGGCTTGGCATACAACCTCTTGCTTCATACAAAACAGAACATCTTACATGAGGAAGAAGGCAG GGAGCTCTTTGGTCTGGTGATTATCACAGCATGGCTGAGCCTGTGCCACAGCTCATCAAA TCATAGGGTGGACACAGTTACAGACCTGCCAGATGAGCCTCGCGCTCGTCCCATGACACCAGCTTTGCTCTCACCTCGTCAGCAGAGGCCACTGCACTCATAG
- the TMEM220 gene encoding transmembrane protein 220 isoform X6 — protein sequence MAPAAGRGAPGLWRACNWLMGAFFALAAFVQVNDPDAEVWMVVYTIPAGLTLLVGLNPLVTGNFIWKSVSAIHIFFCIVWAVGLAYNLLLHTKQNILHEEEGRP from the exons ATGGCGCCtgcggcggggcgcggggcgccgGGCCTGTGGCGCGCCTGCAACTGGCTCATGGGCGCCTTCTTCGCGCTGGCGGCCTTCGTGCAG GTAAATGATCCAGATGCAGAAGTGTGGATG GTTGTGTATACAATTCCTGCCGGTCTGACCCTGCTTGTTGGACTTAACCCTCTTGTCACAG GTAACTTTATTTGGAAGAGTGTCTCTGCAATACACATATTCTTCTGTATCGTGTGGGCTGTTGGCTTGGCATACAACCTCTTGCTTCATACAAAACAGAACATCTTACATGAGGAAGAAGGCAG GCCCTGA
- the TMEM220 gene encoding transmembrane protein 220 isoform X5 — protein MAPAAGRGAPGLWRACNWLMGAFFALAAFVQVNDPDAEVWMVVYTIPAGLTLLVGLNPLVTGNFIWKSVSAIHIFFCIVWAVGLAYNLLLHTKQNILHEEEGRSREDIISFIS, from the exons ATGGCGCCtgcggcggggcgcggggcgccgGGCCTGTGGCGCGCCTGCAACTGGCTCATGGGCGCCTTCTTCGCGCTGGCGGCCTTCGTGCAG GTAAATGATCCAGATGCAGAAGTGTGGATG GTTGTGTATACAATTCCTGCCGGTCTGACCCTGCTTGTTGGACTTAACCCTCTTGTCACAG GTAACTTTATTTGGAAGAGTGTCTCTGCAATACACATATTCTTCTGTATCGTGTGGGCTGTTGGCTTGGCATACAACCTCTTGCTTCATACAAAACAGAACATCTTACATGAGGAAGAAGGCAG GAGCAGGGAAGATATTATCTCCTTTAtaagctga
- the TMEM220 gene encoding transmembrane protein 220 isoform X3, with the protein MAPAAGRGAPGLWRACNWLMGAFFALAAFVQVNDPDAEVWMVVYTIPAGLTLLVGLNPLVTGNFIWKSVSAIHIFFCIVWAVGLAYNLLLHTKQNILHEEEGSHRVDTVTDLPDEPRARPMTPALLSPRQQRPLHS; encoded by the exons ATGGCGCCtgcggcggggcgcggggcgccgGGCCTGTGGCGCGCCTGCAACTGGCTCATGGGCGCCTTCTTCGCGCTGGCGGCCTTCGTGCAG GTAAATGATCCAGATGCAGAAGTGTGGATG GTTGTGTATACAATTCCTGCCGGTCTGACCCTGCTTGTTGGACTTAACCCTCTTGTCACAG GTAACTTTATTTGGAAGAGTGTCTCTGCAATACACATATTCTTCTGTATCGTGTGGGCTGTTGGCTTGGCATACAACCTCTTGCTTCATACAAAACAGAACATCTTACATGAGGAAGAAGGCAG TCATAGGGTGGACACAGTTACAGACCTGCCAGATGAGCCTCGCGCTCGTCCCATGACACCAGCTTTGCTCTCACCTCGTCAGCAGAGGCCACTGCACTCATAG